In Ancalomicrobiaceae bacterium S20, the following proteins share a genomic window:
- a CDS encoding ABC transporter substrate-binding protein — MSNDKKIPHIDKLSRQLADKTMDRREFVRYAALLGMAAPAAYALAGSITGEPFAPPASAQTTLPKGGILRIGNRVKEIKSPHSYSWGGYDSNMSRQVLEYLTYTDIDGVTKPYLCESWTVSDDLKTWTFKIRKGIKWRKGSDFTAEHAVWNLKRVLDPAVGSSMIGLMKGYLLNEKTGADGKATTEIWAPNAIEIVDPLTFRINCKVPQVAVPEHLFHYPMAIMHPSENGVFGVGSDGTGAFELTEFELGKKAVFKKNPNYWGGAVALDGMEHIDTGDDPTAAIAALASKQLHGLVFADPIQYEALKAQPHLAFYDVATAETAVMRMRPDAKPFDNPKVRKALRLASDPAATVKIALQGLGLGGEHHHCSPAHPDYAKIAPFPRDVAGAKKLLAEAGFPNGVDGEIFCPTDNPWIQTMVEASVEQWKEAGIRIKITLMPGAQYWDVWTKVPFGATIWYHRPLSIMCLGLAYRTGVPWNESGYSNKEFDEILTVAEGTVDLAKRKELVAKLEKIMQDDGPIVQPIFRSTFTFMDKKVKGFTMHPTNYLFGWKIGLEA, encoded by the coding sequence ATCGCCGCGAGTTCGTGCGCTACGCCGCGCTGCTCGGCATGGCCGCCCCTGCGGCCTATGCGCTCGCCGGGTCGATCACCGGCGAGCCCTTCGCGCCGCCGGCTTCGGCGCAGACCACGCTGCCCAAGGGCGGCATTCTGCGCATCGGCAACCGCGTCAAGGAAATCAAGAGCCCGCACAGCTACTCCTGGGGCGGCTACGACTCCAACATGTCCCGTCAGGTGCTCGAGTACCTGACCTATACGGACATCGACGGCGTCACCAAGCCGTATCTCTGCGAGAGCTGGACCGTCTCAGACGACCTGAAGACCTGGACGTTCAAGATCCGCAAGGGAATCAAGTGGCGCAAGGGTTCCGACTTCACCGCGGAGCATGCGGTGTGGAACCTCAAGCGCGTGCTCGACCCGGCGGTCGGCTCCTCGATGATCGGCCTGATGAAGGGCTATCTGCTCAACGAGAAGACCGGCGCCGACGGCAAGGCGACCACCGAGATCTGGGCGCCGAACGCGATCGAGATCGTCGATCCGCTGACCTTCCGCATCAACTGCAAGGTGCCGCAGGTCGCGGTGCCCGAGCATCTGTTCCATTACCCGATGGCGATCATGCACCCGTCGGAGAACGGCGTGTTCGGCGTCGGTTCGGACGGCACGGGTGCCTTCGAGCTGACCGAGTTCGAGCTCGGCAAGAAGGCGGTGTTCAAGAAGAACCCGAACTACTGGGGCGGCGCCGTCGCGCTCGACGGCATGGAGCACATCGACACCGGTGACGATCCGACCGCCGCGATCGCCGCGCTGGCGTCGAAGCAGCTGCACGGCCTCGTGTTCGCCGACCCGATCCAGTACGAGGCGTTGAAGGCGCAGCCGCACCTCGCCTTCTACGACGTCGCGACCGCCGAGACGGCCGTCATGCGCATGCGGCCGGACGCCAAGCCCTTCGACAATCCGAAGGTCCGCAAGGCGCTGCGCCTCGCCTCCGATCCGGCGGCGACCGTCAAGATCGCGCTGCAGGGCCTCGGCCTCGGCGGCGAGCATCACCACTGCTCGCCCGCGCATCCCGACTACGCCAAGATCGCGCCGTTCCCGCGCGACGTCGCCGGCGCCAAGAAGCTGCTCGCGGAGGCCGGCTTCCCGAACGGTGTCGACGGCGAGATCTTCTGCCCGACCGACAATCCGTGGATCCAGACCATGGTCGAGGCGTCGGTCGAGCAGTGGAAGGAAGCGGGCATCCGCATCAAGATCACCTTGATGCCGGGCGCGCAGTATTGGGACGTGTGGACCAAGGTGCCGTTCGGCGCCACGATCTGGTACCACCGGCCGCTGTCGATCATGTGCCTCGGTCTTGCCTACCGTACGGGCGTTCCGTGGAATGAGTCTGGCTATTCCAACAAGGAGTTCGACGAGATCCTGACGGTCGCCGAAGGCACCGTCGACCTCGCCAAGCGCAAGGAACTGGTCGCCAAGCTCGAGAAGATCATGCAGGACGACGGCCCGATCGTGCAGCCGATCTTCCGCTCGACCTTCACCTTCATGGACAAGAAGGTGAAGGGCTTCACGATGCATCCGACCAACTACCTGTTCGGCTGGAAGATCGGCCTCGAGGCCTGA
- a CDS encoding ABC transporter permease: protein MGERGVNMIQAIGKKLLTTVLTLLAASFLVFATAEFSPGNVARKTLGPFASQQSVDILYERLQLNDPLPIRYARWLGVLLGLKADPLQDPVLKLDFKDPRGDQYFGNFGYSTLYKAPVNDVIWGRLANTGLLAGLAFAIIVPLSLSLGILAGMREGGPLDRSISIFGIVTTSIPEFASGVFLVAVFVVWLGWLPGTSPLAGSTGWPVWTQLVLPVTVLVLYDSGYLIRMVRGSMAEVMAKPYIRTAILKGLPFREVVTRHAMRNAMIAPFTVILLQINFLISGVVVTELVFAYPGFGRMILDASLFGDIALIEAATLIALVVAITTQFLGDLGYALLNPQIRLS from the coding sequence ATGGGAGAGCGCGGCGTCAACATGATCCAGGCGATCGGCAAAAAGCTTTTGACCACCGTGCTGACGCTGCTGGCGGCCTCGTTCCTCGTGTTCGCGACTGCCGAGTTCTCGCCCGGCAACGTCGCCCGCAAGACGCTCGGGCCCTTCGCCTCCCAGCAGTCGGTCGACATTCTCTACGAGCGCCTGCAGCTCAACGATCCGCTGCCGATCCGCTACGCGCGCTGGCTCGGCGTCCTGCTCGGTCTCAAGGCCGATCCGCTGCAGGATCCGGTGCTGAAGCTCGACTTCAAGGATCCGCGCGGCGACCAGTACTTCGGCAATTTCGGCTATTCGACGCTCTACAAGGCGCCGGTCAACGACGTGATCTGGGGCCGGCTCGCCAACACCGGCCTGCTCGCCGGCCTCGCCTTCGCGATCATCGTGCCCTTGTCGCTGTCGCTCGGCATCCTCGCCGGCATGCGCGAGGGCGGGCCACTCGACAGATCCATATCGATCTTCGGCATCGTCACCACCTCGATCCCGGAATTCGCCTCCGGCGTCTTCCTGGTGGCGGTCTTCGTGGTCTGGCTCGGCTGGCTGCCCGGCACTTCGCCGCTGGCCGGCTCGACCGGCTGGCCGGTCTGGACGCAGCTCGTGCTGCCCGTCACCGTGCTCGTGCTCTACGACTCCGGCTACCTGATCCGCATGGTGCGCGGTTCGATGGCCGAGGTCATGGCCAAGCCCTACATCCGCACCGCGATCCTGAAAGGCCTGCCGTTCCGCGAGGTCGTGACCCGCCACGCGATGCGCAACGCCATGATCGCGCCGTTCACAGTCATCCTGTTGCAGATCAACTTCCTGATCTCCGGCGTGGTCGTCACCGAACTCGTGTTCGCCTATCCCGGCTTCGGCCGCATGATCCTCGACGCCTCGCTGTTCGGCGATATCGCGCTGATCGAGGCGGCAACGCTGATCGCGCTCGTCGTCGCGATCACCACCCAATTCCTGGGCGACCTCGGCTACGCCCTGCTCAACCCGCAGATCCGGCTGTCATGA